One segment of Candidatus Paceibacterota bacterium DNA contains the following:
- a CDS encoding lipid II flippase MurJ: MVKGIWDFIHRESNGLHQAAYLLGFFALLSQILGLLRDRLLAHNFGAGLELDLYYAAFRIPDFLFVSVASLVSVSILIPVLVEKLEKKEESRKFLDSVFTFFFLAIILICSAVFFLAPKILGKIFPGFAGDELHDLLLLTRILLLSPIFLGFSNLLASIVQVHRRFLLYALSPIVYNLGIILGIFVFVPSWGVVGVAFGVIIGAFGHLAIQIPFVIKIGLLPKPTYFWLWPDLKRVIILSAPRTFALSVNHLALLFLFSFASLLAFGSIAIFNLSLNLQSVPLSIIGVSYSLAAFPTLARFFANGERLKFVDQITTAAKHIIFWSMPIAVLFIVLRAQIVRTLFGTGEFSWSDTRLTAAALAIFSVSVVSQGLNLLFTRGYYAAGMTKKPLILNSISAVTIVVSSFGLIKLFQNVEIFRFFIESLFRVGGLEGVVVLMLPLGFSLGMLLNSLMFWILFKSDFGQSTNKISRVFFQSFSASIIAGFAAYLGLQFLAPILDQNTLLGIFSQGFFAGLLGIICGILILLVLNNKEIKEIWANFHKRFWGTKVIRSDSEIT; encoded by the coding sequence ATGGTAAAAGGTATTTGGGATTTTATTCATAGGGAATCAAACGGCCTTCATCAGGCCGCTTATTTGCTTGGTTTTTTTGCTCTGCTTTCTCAAATTCTCGGTTTATTGAGGGACCGACTTTTGGCTCACAACTTTGGTGCCGGCCTTGAACTTGATTTGTATTATGCCGCCTTTAGAATTCCTGACTTTCTTTTTGTTTCCGTCGCTTCGCTAGTTTCTGTTTCTATTTTAATTCCGGTTTTGGTTGAGAAGTTAGAAAAAAAAGAAGAAAGCCGGAAGTTTTTAGACAGCGTCTTCACTTTCTTTTTTCTAGCAATAATTTTAATTTGTTCTGCGGTCTTTTTTCTAGCTCCGAAGATTTTAGGCAAGATTTTTCCCGGGTTTGCCGGAGACGAACTTCACGATCTTTTATTGTTGACTAGAATTCTTCTTTTGTCTCCGATTTTTCTCGGTTTCTCAAATCTTTTAGCGAGTATCGTGCAGGTCCATCGGAGGTTTTTGCTTTACGCTCTAAGTCCGATTGTTTATAACCTCGGAATTATTCTGGGAATTTTTGTCTTTGTTCCGTCGTGGGGGGTGGTTGGAGTCGCTTTTGGCGTTATTATTGGCGCATTTGGACACCTTGCGATTCAAATACCCTTTGTCATAAAGATTGGGCTGTTGCCAAAGCCGACTTATTTTTGGCTGTGGCCAGACCTGAAAAGAGTCATAATTCTTTCAGCGCCGAGGACTTTTGCTCTAAGTGTCAATCATTTGGCTTTGCTTTTTCTTTTTTCTTTCGCTTCACTTTTGGCTTTTGGTTCAATCGCAATTTTCAACTTGTCTCTCAATTTGCAGTCGGTCCCACTTTCAATTATCGGAGTTAGTTATTCTCTGGCCGCCTTTCCGACCTTGGCGCGGTTTTTCGCTAACGGTGAACGGCTGAAGTTTGTCGACCAGATTACTACTGCCGCTAAACACATAATTTTCTGGTCAATGCCGATTGCGGTTTTATTTATTGTTCTTCGGGCTCAAATTGTCAGAACTCTCTTTGGCACTGGCGAATTCAGTTGGTCGGATACCAGATTAACCGCCGCCGCTTTGGCTATATTTTCTGTCTCGGTTGTATCCCAGGGATTGAACCTTCTTTTTACTCGAGGGTATTATGCTGCTGGTATGACAAAAAAACCCTTAATTTTAAATTCCATTTCGGCTGTAACGATTGTTGTCTCAAGTTTTGGGTTGATAAAGCTTTTTCAAAATGTTGAAATTTTCCGTTTTTTCATTGAGTCTCTATTTAGAGTCGGCGGTCTTGAAGGTGTCGTTGTTTTGATGTTACCTCTTGGCTTTTCTTTGGGAATGCTTTTGAACAGCTTAATGTTTTGGATTTTGTTTAAGTCTGATTTTGGTCAGTCCACTAACAAAATTTCTAGAGTTTTTTTCCAAAGTTTCTCTGCGTCTATCATTGCGGGCTTTGCCGCTTATCTTGGCCTGCAGTTTCTTGCGCCGATTTTAGACCAAAACACTCTGCTTGGGATTTTTTCTCAAGGATTTTTCGCTGGACTTTTGGGGATCATCTGCGGTATTTTGATTCTGCTCGTTCTCAATAATAAGGAGATTAAGGAAATCTGGGCGAATTTTCACAAGCGGTTTTGGGGCACAAAGGTTATCCGTTCGGATTCAGAAATCACATAA
- a CDS encoding tetratricopeptide repeat protein, with protein sequence MERAVENQKSLEIPSLVLLFSVILLPISFAPLNIVPLFFVKALVLSLGVAFSALALLVYLMRNKVKLVIPFHPIFIIPIFSLAVFLFSSLFSAHFSLSFSGYGFESGTFIFIFLFWSVFFLSFFFFRDRKKIPQVIFSVLLVCLLLFIYQILLLIPGLEFLGFKTFSQKTSTPVGNWNEIGFFAGLSVIISLVLLETILKNLHGLGSKLAIATLFIGLLFIFLINISIVWLLTTFFVILFLVFYFFKSPVSDKKSATTLVDGVTKERFLSKKSVSKISILALFFIALLFLIGGFVGQNVQTSLGINYLDVKPSWSSTKEVFLHTLRSDFKSFLLGSGPNSFLFQWRQWKPSEVNLTAFWNAEFHNGVGLLPTFAVTTGSLGLLTWMSFLFLFFWLGVKKVWNNKEDWLSVTLFFASGFLWLSAIFYPVGPALFIMTAFFSGLFLTSIFKDEIPKSFCLDLSSSAGRKNKSISLIILSIFAALALATAVLVIQKTLAASNFQKGVLELSSGKIAQSGVLLERSVKISGNDIFRRHLSEFFILEASQMAQEVSNPTDKDVEHFRRLIDSARNNAELSVIYNRKNFENWINLAGFYEFLASFDADNSSEHYENARLSYQSAIVFDRQNPFLDLMLARLNISLGALEEAENYVSSALDKKPNYSEAIFLLSRIKAARGDLDDAIVSVSEAIGFSPQEPSGYFQLGLLNYQNNNFENAKEALNVAISLEPQYANARYFLGLSLAQLGDTAKALEHFRILEQSFPSNEEIKFIISNLQEGNEPFETNSEEFSVAPPEERDGLPIQE encoded by the coding sequence ATGGAGAGAGCTGTAGAAAATCAAAAATCTTTGGAAATTCCTTCTCTGGTCCTTTTATTTTCGGTTATTTTACTGCCAATATCTTTTGCACCTCTTAATATCGTGCCGCTTTTTTTTGTCAAAGCCCTGGTCCTGTCTTTAGGTGTTGCTTTTTCTGCACTAGCGCTTCTTGTCTATTTAATGAGAAATAAGGTTAAACTTGTCATACCTTTTCATCCGATTTTTATCATCCCAATATTCTCTCTCGCGGTTTTTTTATTCTCTTCGCTCTTTAGTGCGCATTTTTCTCTTTCTTTTTCCGGTTACGGTTTTGAGTCCGGAACTTTTATTTTTATTTTTCTCTTTTGGTCTGTATTTTTTCTATCCTTCTTCTTTTTTAGAGACAGAAAAAAAATACCGCAAGTAATTTTTTCTGTTCTTTTGGTTTGTCTTTTGTTGTTTATTTATCAGATTCTTCTTCTTATCCCAGGCCTTGAATTTCTTGGCTTTAAGACTTTTAGTCAAAAAACATCAACCCCGGTTGGTAATTGGAATGAGATCGGATTTTTTGCCGGCCTATCGGTCATTATCTCTTTGGTGCTTCTAGAGACAATCCTTAAAAATCTTCACGGTCTTGGTAGTAAATTGGCTATAGCCACACTTTTTATCGGTCTCTTGTTTATTTTTTTGATAAATATATCGATTGTTTGGCTTTTGACCACGTTTTTTGTAATCCTTTTCTTAGTTTTTTATTTTTTCAAATCTCCCGTAAGCGATAAAAAATCAGCAACAACTTTAGTTGATGGGGTGACAAAGGAGAGGTTTTTATCTAAAAAAAGCGTTTCCAAGATTTCAATTTTAGCTCTATTTTTTATCGCCCTGCTTTTTTTGATTGGCGGTTTTGTTGGACAGAATGTCCAGACGTCTTTGGGAATCAATTATCTTGACGTAAAGCCGTCCTGGAGTTCCACCAAGGAAGTTTTTTTACATACGCTCCGCTCTGATTTTAAAAGTTTTTTGCTGGGTTCCGGTCCAAACAGTTTTCTTTTTCAGTGGCGACAATGGAAACCGTCTGAAGTAAATCTGACTGCTTTTTGGAATGCTGAATTTCATAACGGTGTCGGACTTTTGCCGACTTTTGCCGTTACCACTGGCTCTCTTGGTCTTTTGACTTGGATGTCTTTCCTATTTTTATTTTTTTGGCTAGGCGTGAAGAAAGTTTGGAACAACAAGGAAGACTGGCTCTCTGTAACTTTGTTTTTCGCGAGCGGTTTTTTGTGGCTTTCTGCAATTTTTTATCCTGTAGGACCGGCCTTATTTATAATGACTGCTTTTTTTTCTGGTTTGTTTCTGACTTCAATTTTTAAAGATGAGATTCCAAAATCTTTCTGTCTTGACCTGTCTTCTTCTGCTGGACGAAAAAACAAGTCAATCAGTTTGATCATCTTGTCGATATTTGCCGCTCTTGCTTTGGCAACTGCAGTTTTAGTAATTCAAAAAACCCTCGCCGCTTCCAATTTTCAAAAAGGAGTCTTGGAGCTGTCTTCAGGTAAAATCGCACAATCCGGTGTTTTGCTTGAAAGATCGGTTAAAATTTCTGGGAATGATATTTTCCGTCGGCATCTCTCCGAATTTTTTATTTTAGAAGCTTCACAGATGGCGCAAGAAGTTAGTAATCCGACCGATAAGGATGTAGAGCATTTTCGCCGACTGATTGACTCGGCTCGCAATAATGCCGAACTCTCGGTAATCTACAACAGGAAAAATTTTGAAAATTGGATTAATCTGGCCGGCTTTTATGAATTTCTGGCTTCTTTTGATGCTGATAACTCTTCGGAACATTACGAAAACGCGCGCCTCTCGTACCAGAGTGCCATAGTCTTTGACCGACAGAATCCATTTTTGGATTTGATGCTAGCTCGCTTGAATATTTCTCTTGGCGCCTTGGAAGAAGCTGAAAATTATGTTTCAAGTGCTTTGGATAAAAAGCCAAATTATAGCGAAGCGATTTTTCTGCTTTCTAGAATTAAGGCGGCACGTGGCGACTTAGACGACGCGATAGTGTCTGTTTCGGAAGCTATAGGTTTTTCACCCCAAGAACCTTCTGGTTATTTCCAGCTTGGGCTTTTAAATTATCAAAACAATAATTTTGAGAATGCCAAAGAAGCTCTTAATGTTGCGATTTCGCTTGAACCTCAATACGCAAATGCCCGATATTTTCTTGGTCTAAGCTTGGCTCAACTTGGAGACACGGCTAAAGCCCTGGAACACTTCAGGATTCTTGAACAGAGTTTTCCTTCAAACGAAGAGATTAAGTTTATTATCTCCAATTTACAAGAAGGAAACGAGCCCTTTGAAACCAACTCCGAAGAATTTTCTGTAGCGCCTCCAGAAGAACGGGACGGCCTGCCAATTCAAGAATAA